The DNA window TAGATTGTCCTGGTGTAGCTGTGGTTATTATAGAGAGTCTCTTTCTCCTGATCAGATGTATTTTCTGGCTTTTAAGTGCTTCATCtgttttctattttttggaaagaggTTTATGCTTCTAGATCACCAACTGTTGACCTATGGGCGTATATTAAAGAGGGTAAATCCGTCCGTATCGATAGGTTCTCGCTATAGAGACGAGTATCCGCATATCCATTTAGTAGCTGTAAACTCTGAAAATGTAGATGTACTCTTTCAATCTAAGATAAGCTCGAGAACAATAACTTGATAAGACATGCAGAAGCTATGACCCAATACTCATTTCATCTGTGTGCAATATCATCCCTTTCTTAGTGGATAAAATAATATTGCAGACATATGAACACCGCTATGGTGGTCCTCGTGTGGTCGATATTCTAAATTGAGGGTACGAATAGTGATTATTTTAAGTCAAATGTCATGGCTCTTCAAGATTTGCTTGACGACTTGAAGATGCTATGCCAAGCCACAGAAGCTGTGTGGAAGATGGCACTATACGTGATAGAGTAACACAAGAATTATGTATGTTGCACTTTTTGCATCGCGGTGCGACGACAGAAAAAACCAGAATGCCATCCTCGAGAATGTGATCCTCGAGAATACGATTGTCGagaatttatcaacaatttaAATGATATTATAGAATATTGAGTCCACCCACAGGGTACGCGACTGCCAACACATGGTAGTTATTGCATAGTTGAATCTGGGTAAAGGAACAGTGCTATATTCCCCGGCAATCGTTTAGCGCGTACTGAATAAGGCTTAGACAATAGGCTTCTGAACGAGGGCCCACATCATGAAATCGGATCTTCGTTTgccaaaaagtgaaagGTTACAGACCCGTAAAGGGTTCAACGCACCTCGACACCCCTAATAATCAGCATTCTTCCCTTCTGTACATACGAGAAATAAACGCATGCCAAGCGTGCTCTCACATGCAAAAACTATGCAAGCCAATTCGTTCAAGGACAGGCACATCTCCATGGTGACAATTAATATGAGTGTGAGAGATAAGGTGGGAAGAAGTATGCGATGAATGGTGAGCGTCCACTAATTCGTTTGTGTAGCAACAAActggtcaaagaaatcgtaTAAATAGAGCAGCTCTGATCATCtatctttgagaatatgccttcattcttctctttctagtTAAGCCTATATCAgcactaaagaaacaatcgaaaacaaacaaatacaatggtcaaattaacttcaatcgctgctggtgtcgccgCTCTAGCTGCTGGTGCCtctgccaccaccaccctagctcaatccgacgaaagagtcaacttggttgaattgggtgtctacgtctctgatatcagagctcacttggcccaatactacttgttccaagccgCTCACCCAACTGAAACCTACCCAGTCGAAGTTGCTCAAGCTGTTTTCAACTACGGTGACTTCACCACGATGTTGACCGGTATTGCTCCAGACCAAGTgaccagaatgatcactGGTGTCCCATGGTACTCTACCAGATTGAGACCAGCCATCTCCAGTGCTCTATCTGCAGACGGTATCTACACCATCGCCAACTAGATGCTTTTACGAATGAAATCTTACGGACATTAGGAAGTAAtgaaatataaaaaaatatgatttgACAGTGTATATAGTtgaatatgtgtatattaatattataaacctGCTCGATCAATTATAGTATTTTGAAACAGTGGTAGAATGGATTGCGGAATGAAGTAATTATGTAAAGCTCGCTCTGTCAATGCAATTTTCTCAACCAAATGGATGATATATGTTACGAGGTATGAGGGGGGGGGATATTGATGGATAATGGaaatgaaataatgattagTGAAGACTAGGGAAGATTagcaaatattttatgaaaagttgaaagtagttagaaaatataaaatgaCCATTTATTAAAACAATAGTAAGTATGACCAagtaatttttgaaactaaaTATGAAtactaatttttttttttgtgacTTTTGCTTGCGATAAATACGAAATCGCAATAACGATCACAGTCCAAAGAGGTAAGCACAAAGGCACAATACGTGATTACTCTATCATTCTTTAGCGAAAACGAAGATAGTAAGAGTATACGTGTAAGACATATGCAACGCCATCATTTAATG is part of the Saccharomyces kudriavzevii IFO 1802 strain IFO1802 genome assembly, chromosome: 1 genome and encodes:
- the SKDI01G0940 gene encoding SRP1/TIP1 family protein; protein product: MVKLTSIAAGVAALAAGASATTTLAQSDERVNLVELGVYVSDIRAHLAQYYLFQAAHPTETYPVEVAQAVFNYGDFTTMLTGIAPDQVTRMITGVPWYSTRLRPAISSALSADGIYTIAN